Proteins from one Zonotrichia leucophrys gambelii isolate GWCS_2022_RI unplaced genomic scaffold, RI_Zleu_2.0 Scaffold_188_93696, whole genome shotgun sequence genomic window:
- the LOC135461142 gene encoding olfactory receptor 14J1-like, with amino-acid sequence TIMCYDRYVSICKPLHYGTLLGSRACAHMAAAAWASAFLYALLQTANTFSLPLCHGNVLGQFFCEVPQILKLSCSHSTIRNMWISLVAASLALGCFVFIVFSYVQIFRAVLRIPSEQGRHKAFSTCLPHLAVVSLFVTTGTFSYLKPSSMSSPSLDLSLSVLYSVVPPALNPLIYSLRNQELKAAVWTLMNRQLQKL; translated from the coding sequence accatcatgtgctacgaccgctacgtgtccatctgcaaacccctgcactacgggaccctcctgggcagcagagcttgtgcccacatggcagcagctgcctgggccagtgcctttctctatgctctgctgcaaacagccaatacattttccctgcccctgtgccatggcaatgtcctgggccagttcttctgtgaggtgccccagatcctcaagctctcctgctcacactccacCATCAGAAATATGTGGATTTCATTGGTTGCTGCCTCTTTAGCTTTaggctgttttgtgttcattgttttctcctatgtgcagatcttcagggctgtgctgaggatcccctctgagcagggacggcacaaagccttttccacctgcctccctcacctggccgtggtctcCCTCTTTGTCACCACTGGCACATTTTCCTACCTGAAGCcctcctccatgtcctccccatctCTGGATCTctccctgtcagttctgtactcggtggtgcctccagccctgaatcccctcatctacagcctgaggaaccaggagctcaaggctgcagtgtggacactGATGAATAGACAGTTACAGAAACTTTAA